A window of Amycolatopsis sp. AA4 contains these coding sequences:
- a CDS encoding DUF6300 family protein produces MSGLEIVLGRTDDLNCRRCGGELLLIVRVPTTTPLPAGDTVDSYRTVELCPRCDRDDQAAQGVLACFAVHERIEHDTVNDLAPALREWLAHLAANPPTYTEAELDEDIRQWQAGEM; encoded by the coding sequence GTGAGCGGCCTGGAGATCGTCCTCGGCCGCACCGACGACCTGAACTGCCGCCGGTGCGGCGGAGAACTGCTCCTCATAGTACGGGTGCCGACGACGACGCCCCTGCCCGCCGGCGACACCGTCGACAGCTACCGCACCGTGGAGCTGTGCCCGCGCTGCGACCGCGACGACCAGGCCGCACAAGGTGTCCTGGCCTGTTTCGCCGTCCACGAACGCATCGAGCACGACACCGTGAACGACCTCGCCCCCGCGCTGCGGGAATGGCTAGCCCACCTCGCAGCCAACCCGCCCACATACACCGAAGCAGAACTGGACGAGGACATCCGGCAATGGCAAGCCGGCGAGATGTGA